In a genomic window of Xenopus laevis strain J_2021 chromosome 5S, Xenopus_laevis_v10.1, whole genome shotgun sequence:
- the rps12.S gene encoding 40S ribosomal protein S12 isoform X2: MDVNTALQEVLKTALIHDGLARGIREAAKALDKRQAHLCVLASNCDEPMYVKLVEALCAEHQINLIKVDDNKKLGEWVGLCKIDREGKPRKVVGCSCVVVKDYGKESQAKDVIEEYFKIKK; the protein is encoded by the exons ATGGATGTAAACACTGCACTACAAGAGGTGCTTAAGACTGCTCTAATACACGATGGCCTCGCTCGAGGAATTCGTGAAGCTGCCAAAGCTCTTGACAA gcGCCAAGCTCACCTGTGTGTTTTGGCTTCCAACTGTGACGAGCCAATGTATGTCAAGTTAGTTGAAGCCCTTTGTGCTGAGCACCAGATCAATCTTATAAAG GTTGATGACAACAAGAAACTTGGTGAATGGGTTGGTCTCTGCAAAATTGATAGAGAAGGAAAACCCCGGAAAGTGGTTGGCTGCAGTTGTGTAGTTGTCAAG GATTATGGTAAGGAGTCTCAGGCAAAAGATGTCATAGAAGAATACTTCAAGATCAAGAAATAA
- the rps12.S gene encoding 40S ribosomal protein S12 has protein sequence MAEEGISAGGVMDVNTALQEVLKTALIHDGLARGIREAAKALDKRQAHLCVLASNCDEPMYVKLVEALCAEHQINLIKVDDNKKLGEWVGLCKIDREGKPRKVVGCSCVVVKDYGKESQAKDVIEEYFKIKK, from the exons ATGGCCGAGGAAGG CATTTCTGCTGGAGGTGTAATGGATGTAAACACTGCACTACAAGAGGTGCTTAAGACTGCTCTAATACACGATGGCCTCGCTCGAGGAATTCGTGAAGCTGCCAAAGCTCTTGACAA gcGCCAAGCTCACCTGTGTGTTTTGGCTTCCAACTGTGACGAGCCAATGTATGTCAAGTTAGTTGAAGCCCTTTGTGCTGAGCACCAGATCAATCTTATAAAG GTTGATGACAACAAGAAACTTGGTGAATGGGTTGGTCTCTGCAAAATTGATAGAGAAGGAAAACCCCGGAAAGTGGTTGGCTGCAGTTGTGTAGTTGTCAAG GATTATGGTAAGGAGTCTCAGGCAAAAGATGTCATAGAAGAATACTTCAAGATCAAGAAATAA